The Malassezia vespertilionis chromosome 2, complete sequence genomic sequence tgcgcAGGTTGCCGTTGCGGACTTTGGAGATGATATTCAGTCCGGTATTGGCAAAGGCATTTCTGGCGCCAAAGGTGTGCTGAGCACCGTCGGCTCTGGTGTCGGCCGCGGGGCTAGCACACTGGCGGAGCAAGGCGAAAACCAGTCCAAGACGAAGGGGACATCCAAGGGTGCTGCCAAGACTAGCCTTGCTAGCTACGGCCAAgacgcaagcagcgctggcgGTGGCGACTCTAACCCTGGTTCTCTGGATAACGCGGCTTCGATGGTTTCTGTGAAGGAGAATCTCCCGATGTACTTTCTCACCGCTGCGGGTGTTGTTGGTGCTGGCGCCCTGTTTTTATAAAACTAGGTTGGGACTGTTGTAGACACAGACATGGTTACAAACTTGATATGCACTGGCACAAAGGGCGCCTCCACTTTTTGCCATGACGCGCGATCTACGCGTCGCAGCAAtgaaagcgcgcgctgcggcgagcGGTACACGGCCAGCGTGTGTGCcagaggaggaggaggagaaCGATGAAATTGGCGCACTTTCTTTTGCGCCACACACGGTACCTCCCGCACGGTCGCCCCGTGCATTTACGCCGTTAAAGGCAGACAGCTGCTTCACGGCTGCATTAGAAGTAGAGATTCCTGCCCGCATAGTGTCGGGTGATTCTGAGCATGGCGAAAACAATGAGCGTGCGATTTTACGAGTGTACTTTACGCCACCACGGGATACGGGTCCGGATGGGAGCCTAGCCGGGACGACGGTTTTTTTATGccaccatggcgcaggcTTTGGCG encodes the following:
- a CDS encoding uncharacterized protein (SECRETED:SignalP(1-20)) — translated: MKVFLFLLVIVALCAQVAVADFGDDIQSGIGKGISGAKGVLSTVGSGVGRGASTLAEQGENQSKTKGTSKGAAKTSLASYGQDASSAGGGDSNPGSLDNAASMVSVKENLPMYFLTAAGVVGAGALFL